The genomic region AATTTGATCTCAAAATATAGGAAATGCTTACTTTCTTTGACCCTGGGCCCTTGTGCATGAACCACTTAATCAAAGTCAACTCGGTGATTTCCAGGGAAGGTTGGATCAATTTCACTTTTATTCCGTTTTTCTCCTCCAAACTTTCTAGTTCCGTAGGAAGCAAGAAATCTTTGTCCTTGACCTGCTGTGACGGAATCGAAAGCCGATTTTGTTGCGGATCCAAATCCGATTGATAGAGAGTTTTCTGGATAAGCAGAGTGATCCTGCTGCCACCCATATCACTGATCAGGTTCTTGAAATTTTGTGGCAATTCAGAGGGTTCTTGGTTAATTGGTTTCTTTGATTCTTTCTTGGACCGAGAATCCACTGAGCTAATGACCTTCTTGGAATTCTTGTTTGAAACCCGTTCTTGATAGGCACTGGGACCTGAATTCACGGCACTGGGGCTGTTTCTTTCTGTGTTGACtggtttctttgtttctttcttggaaTGAGAATCCATTGAGCTAACGGTCATCTTGGAATCCTCCTTTGAAACCTGTTCTTGGTCAGCACTGGCAGTTGAATTCGCAGCACTGCTTGAAGTCTTTAAATTAACTCTCTCTAAGAAGTTCCCGGGGAGGTTAAAGAGAATATCAACAACTTCAAGTTCATCATCATTGAAATCAAACTGTTTATTTTGAATAAAACAGtctatttttgttttcttgatATTCATCATCCTCTTCTCCTCCTCGTTAGCCCCTTCTCTCATTCCGTGACAGTAACCAAAAGCGGTTGCTGCCTTCCTCTTGCTTGAGAACGGCACCTCATTGGAAGAATCATCAGAATCCACGAGAGGTTCTTTCAGTTTGTTCTTGCCGCTGGATGAAGAACGTGGTCTGCATTGTAACCATTGGCAGCGTAGTTTGGCTTTGTGCGTTTCCATTCTTTTCTTTAGCAATGAAGATTGAAGAGAACGTGAGTTTGGCACAAGTTTGGAAAGTTTACGTTAATGTGTATACTTCATTCAATCAAGCACCTCTTCTTATATTATGTTAATTTGtttgacaaattaaaattaaatctttcaatCAATCAATATCTTCTGATTTAAAAAAGGAAAGTTAATttcaagatttgaaaagattacaaataagataaattaaatcgagaagataaaaaaaaagataatcaaATATCAGGTTTAAAATTGATTTCATAAAGATAGTGTATCTTTGTAgaacaaaggaaaagaaaacagAATTTGATTCGTATTTTTGACCAATTAAATGAACTGCATCTTCTATTATCATTGCTCTTATAGTTTGTTATTATTGCAATTGTGGAAACCTGTTGTATATAGTCCAGTGAAGCTAAACAATTGTATTTGTCAATAGGTGAAAGATTACACAAAGGTTCAAAATCATATATACTCCACGGTTGATGATAGCAGAGATATCAATTGTCACTGAAATCAGAGTTTTTGAACAACACATGGTCGTTTAGAGTAACTGAtattttttcccttttaattgACCATTGGTTTTAGGAGGAGAATCATGTCTCTTACAAAATTTTCGATATTTCAATAAAACAATACagctaaataataataataataataatattaaaataataataataattgagtaTATATGGCTTGTAATGACTGCATTTTGTGGATAACTGAAAAATTGGCGGATATAACTGTAATTGCAGAAACTTGTTGGAAAAATTGGTTGACATGGCTGCAATTGCTGCATTGATGCAGTCGCAGTGGTTATGGTAACAACAATTACTATGTTAAAAATATGAAGTGCATATGGCAAATATTGTGGTAGCAGGTGCTTTTGCATTTTAGTTATAAGGAATGATTAGGCTGAGTTAGGTAATTCTGTTATGGCCGTTATTGGTTATAGAGCGTAGAGCGTTTCCATTCAATTTTGTGTGTTACAGCATAGTACTATATACTTATCCTTTGTGTTTGTGAGAAATCTTTTGAGTGCAAACTGAAACAGAACTTTATGAATACATAAAGAAAGCTTCATCctcttattttgttttttctgTCATAAATACTTGAAAATACTTATATTTATGTCattttatattttccttttcttaattCTTCTTAACAGGGCTGTAATATATGTGCTGCAGGATACTTATGTGAAGATAATTGAGTGAAGATATTCCAATTCTGTCATTTTTGTTTATTCAAATTTGGTCAAATTTCATGCTGTAGGCAATATGTTAAATTGTTTGGTTAACCACATTGATCTGCTGTTTGATTCCTGTGGTGTTTTGATCACACTCAGAATGTTATGGATACAACCACTTTCTATATAAAATAGAGGGAGATTCAGAGAAGCATAAATTATTGGAAAGAGGAAGGACAAGCAAATGATGGTGAATAATTCATAgtgaaaaagtaaaataaaaaccTGAACCAAAATATGTTATACATgcattaaataaaacaaaaccaGAAGTTTCTTAAGAGTTTTTTGTGCAGTGATACACAAAGAATTCAATTTTAATGCAATGTGACCTGCGAGTATAATTATAGTTCATTGACCTTTATGTGGTCCAGGTTTTATTTGGCGAGGATTAACACAAGCCAGGACAAGGTCAAAGTTTATTTGGAAAAGCAGCAAGCACCTTTTCTTCAAATTACAGGTTCATGAAGGCGATATGATGATCTTTTAATACATTTTCTCATCATTGTTGCATCCCAAATAAGTTTCAAGCAACTGTATCTACCAGAAAAGATTATAATGACCCTTTAGTCGTGAATGTCAAAGGtatatgaaattttaattttttttacgtgATTTTTTGAGttctaatatttaatttatttattttattcaattttgtatTCGATTGTAGACACTTCTACGGGAGAAATCACAACTGGCAAAAggacaacaattcaagtttggcatTTGAAGAATAAggacaacaattcaagtttggcatttgaagaatgatgaaaaagacatTATGGAACTTGATGGGCATGGACAAAGTCGAGATAACGACGCAAATTTATTGGTAGGTTTCTGGGTGTAATGGCCCAGTGGAGCAATGTTATAAATTGGAAAAAAAGTCTTTGGTGCTGAAAATGTAGACGTGTGATAAATTTAGAGAAGCTGGTTGAAACTTCAGAGAAAAAGCTATGGATATGAAGAAACCAATGCAAGATTCAGTTGGCAGCTCTATATAAATTTTTGTTATCAAAATACAGTGATAAAGTATCTAGTTTATCCAGTGATATGCCAGacatttaatttatgtatttaatAAGTAATAGttgaaattttaaatatatttattttagaagggattagaatttattttatttatgttaaaatttttcttatttcttattaTATATAAGTTTAGACTTGTATTATTATATGAAAAAATGTTagatattatatatttaaaaagtttgatttttgttattaatgttatatatataaatataattttaatttaataaaattgtttaATTAGAGCAAATTAGCACAAATTAGCCACTGATTGTATGTGAAAAACAGAGTGAGTTAGCCACGAAAATAGTGTGATTAAATAATCCAATGTTAGCCACAAAAAAATTGTGGCTGAAAAACCCGGCCTGCACAAATTATTTAGCCACGGTATTATACGTGGACAATGATATATAAATTGTGGCTCTTTGAAGGTCTCCACGGTGTTTAAAACTGTGGCTAATAACGTTAAAATCGTGGCAAATTGAAAATGCAACCCCCCGATTAGCCACAAATATTCTTTCGTGGCCAATGTATGGTTGCTACGCTTATCTTAGAGTTTAGCTACGATTTTTTTCGTGGCTAAACCCCTTATTTCTTGTAGTGAGTGCTACATAATGCAAGTGTATAAATGATATGGCATTAAAGGGGGGAAATAAGTACATAAATTAATAGTATGATTATATTTCAACCTTGTAATGATATTATGACTATTatctaaaacaaaaaaaagggaaaagatgAATTTtcaaatggagagagagagaagagagggggAGTGTTTAGTTCTGGATTTCAAATGCATTTATTAATGGTAATATATACACAGTTGATCAATTTCAGTGTTTCTCTGCTACATCCTCATAGAGCTTCAAGTACAGTGTGTCCTTGAATGGTTGCCTGTGCAGCACTACTTGATGGTTCTCCCTCACTTCCACTGCAATTACATGGCCTATATAGCAGCAATAATTCATCAATTTCCATTACTCAAGGAATGAAGATTAGCAGCAAGAGAGTACATTACATGGCAACACAACCTTGGTATCGAAGCAACAACCAAAGCTCATAAAGcaaagaaatgaaaagaaattaaCCTGCTGAAAACAGTATCAAACATCTCCAAGTAATCTCCAATCTCCAAGTCCCAAAATTCTGCTCCCATCAGTGGAATCTTAAGAAGAAATTTTACATTCAGCACATTAGATGTATAAAAATAGGTTGAAAGCTTTCAATTTATTAATTCCTTATCAAAGTACATTTGTTGGCAAAAATCTTATTTCTTTGTGATTTTTGTGATAATTTGCTAAGATACAACTTCAAGAATGCCATTGACTTACATCTTTTGTGCTTGTGGTGTTAGTGGGTGTTTCATTGACTTGAGATTCAATGTAGAAACAACATTTCTTTTGAAAAACTTATTCGTAGTTTCTTTTGGACTTTAtcatggggaattgatttcagaGTATCCAATGCACTTTCCCATTCTTTTATTCCCATATTAAACAAATGGGATCCAAGAACTTCCAGAGCCAGTGGCAATCCATTAGAATATTCAACTACATCTGTAGATAGCTTGACAAACTCTTCTTTTGGACATGCTTGTTTGAATGCATGCCAGCTAAAAAGCTCAAGGGATTCAGCCTCATTCATCTCTTCTAGATTGAATGTGAGTTTACACACTCGAAGAAGATCACCATGTCTTGTTGTGATGATTACTACGCTCCCAGGACGACACCATTCACCACTACCACACAAAGCATTGAGTTGGTCCAAATCAGTCACATCGTCAAGCACAATGAGTACCCTCTTAGCACCAAGCCTTTCCTTTAATATTTGCATCCCTGAATCAATGTTACTTATGTGTATCCTTGTTGCAATGAATATATCCTCAAGAAGTTGCTGTTGCAAGAGAACCTTTCCATTACTTAATTATTCCATAAAATTCTCATAAACTGTTTGtatcaaaaagaaaaaacaagcatcCGTATTGTTTAAAACTTATTAAAAGTCCATCACGAACTCAGTGATGCGTTATTGctcataaaatattttaatatgcTGGACAGTTACATTGAAATAATGGAATGACCAAATTATAAATATCAAAGGTTTACAAAGAGAAGAAATTGCGTCCGATCAACGTGATGGTTAAAAACGAATGAAGCTTTGGTTTCTACTATCTCATGTCTCTTACATTTTGTATTCATAGTTATTTTGAATAAGGCAATTGTAGAGGCTCGTGGAATTCATGATATTGATGGAGGTAAAGTCTTAATATGTGTTCTTAATTTTAGATTCATTATTATTCTGAGATAAACATCTCTGATATAAAGATGGAGagacaataaataaaaaaaaaatagatattttCTATAACCACTTTTACAAAATACAGAAAATATTATGGCATATTTAGTTtggaaaatattttctttcaacattctatatttttaaattttatgaaaaaaatattttcttttttattttattttttcattgtttcttttacaaaatttaaaaaccaaatcttaattttatatttttcttgtccctatttccaaaataaaaaatgagTTTGTGATTTAATTAGTTTGTTAGCTCTTATTgtttatcaaattttttattaagtctttataatttaaaagtttgtaattcgatctttatattaaataaaaatttataattagaactttattagttttttattttcaaaaaatcaaaataattctAGCTAGAATATAAAAGTATTTTATAGTTAATCTTAtatcaaacataaaaataaatatttcaaaaaaataattacaattttaaccaaaaaataGTTAGGAATGACATAATTAAAAGATTTAatctattataaaaaattaattacaaatttttaaattataaagatttaattaaaaatttgattaaagTATAAAGActattatttctatatttttgtcTAGTAGATTAGAGAGAATGTCCAAATACACATAAAATATCACTAATATATAGATATAAGGTGAAATTAACTACGTAATTTATGTTACAGTTCATGGTTGTCCATGCTGCGCATTCAATCTTTTTGGCTGTATGAAATATTGCTGCATCAAAAACGATAAGGTGGTTTACACAGTGCCCCCTTAAGTGGCAACTATGCAATTCTCTTCGCcagaatatatatatatggtcATAAATATTTACGCTATCCTGCTGGATTTGAATAAGTATCTCACATTTTTTCTtgtaaataatattaataataataaagctAGGACATAGTTACAATGAATAGCTAGAAAACACAAAAATAGTTACAATAATAAAATACagctcaataataataataataataataataataataataataattaaaggtATGTTAATGGTTTAGAGAAAATGGGTTGAATTTATAGTCACCTTTTAAAAGTATTTGTTcaatttggttttaaactggTTATTAAAGTTATTTGTTGGTGAGTCTATCAAATTGATATTTTAGGAGACAATTTTAATTTGTCTCTTTATGATTGATCAGGAACAAagtaaactttttatttttggttgctgTGACTTCTGTGATATTAATAAAGCagaagataattttattttgtctcatatcGATGGACAACAAAAGAAGAGTAGAGAAAAGAGAATCACATAGCCATGTATTCTGGTTTCAGTTACTATGTGTAATGTGATCTACATCTaatctccaccacaacagtaataaaatttttatttttttttaaagattacaatcatcaATTTTTTTAGGATTTAACCAAATTCTATATGATACAAACATAGTTTTTAGTCAAGCTAGATTTAGCTAGGTTCATTCTCTAGACTTTTAACCACTAAGTGCTCACCAATTTAGCAAGAGAATCTTTTCAGAATTATGTATACAAAACAGAAATACAAACAAAAGAGTTTGACATAATTTTTTGACTTTTTTAGATAACTctctttatcttttctttcaatgactttgactgatatcttatttaatatctttttttttaatagagagtcaaagatacaaaataacaaactcctaactcagcctgcgaagtcaaggctggccggagaatacttacacacacacacacacatacatacatatatatatatatatatacttgtcAAATATATTTGTCATCATTAACCACATTGACATTATCCTACATTTTTTGCTACTTCTCCAACAACAAATAAAACTGACTCGGTTGATGCATTGCAACTAcaaaaaaatagttttattatCATGCTTTTAAAACGTGGTAAAAAGCTGAAAAAAGTGTGGCAAtaattttttactatattttttaaGTTACTGACATATTTTTTAAAAGGTCACATTTACTAGCGTGGCAATTGTTTTATCACCATGCTTTTGGTGACTTATCGCCATGTTTTATTTCTTGCCACACTTTTACAGATTGCCACGCTTGTATGTGAGAGATACAGCTGTGCTTTCAAAATGTGGCGATAGAGAAATACGGCCacatttttaaagcgtggcgatagccttatcaaattaaaaaaaaaaattatttttctg from Arachis ipaensis cultivar K30076 chromosome B02, Araip1.1, whole genome shotgun sequence harbors:
- the LOC110269262 gene encoding B3 domain-containing protein At1g05920-like; the protein is METHKAKLRCQWLQCRPRSSSSGKNKLKEPLVDSDDSSNEVPFSSKRKAATAFGYCHGMREGANEEEKRMMNIKKTKIDCFIQNKQFDFNDDELEVVDILFNLPGNFLERVNLKTSSSAANSTASADQEQVSKEDSKMTVSSMDSHSKKETKKPVNTERNSPSAVNSGPSAYQERVSNKNSKKVISSVDSRSKKESKKPINQEPSELPQNFKNLISDMGGSRITLLIQKTLYQSDLDPQQNRLSIPSQQVKDKDFLLPTELESLEEKNGIKVKLIQPSLEITELTLIKWFMHKGPGSKKVSISYILRSNWVKVAKANNLEKNDVVQVWSFRVDEKLCMAIVKL